The window GGACTCACTCCGGATCTGTCAACAGGTTCAATTTAGCAAAGTGAAAGTTCTCTCCCAGGTTAAAGTGATGCTCCGACAGACGTCCAGGAGTTGGCGGCAGAGGACACTGGGCTGGAGGCCTGCGCCTTTAAGGAGCCAGGGGGCCGAGGGGCGGGGCAGGAAGAGGACTCCCGGGAGACGCCGCCACCGGCTAGGTCTTTTTTTGGGAAGGGGCGGTCCAGACCCCAGTATGGGCTCCACCCCCTTTCCGGCGGCTGCGTCTCCCTTCCGCCCGGGGTTGCGGGGGTGTGCGGGTGCTGGGGAGGCCCGAGGGTACCCGGTTTGCGGAGCTCCCTGCTCGGCGTCTTGCCCGCAGAGGCACAAGTTTGTTGACTTGGAGGAGTAGCTGGGGCGGGGGCGGCGCTAATAATACCCATTCGTTCTGCAGCCGCGCTTTGCAGTTTACACAGCTGTCACCTTCGTTACtctttaattaataataaaaatagtccGGGAGCACCCGCtgggtgccaggccctgtgccGAGTGCTTTACAAGCAGAGTCCCATTGAGTCTGCCTCCTAAcattatccccactttacagagcTGGAAGCATAGGCTCAGAGAGGTGCTGAGACTTGCCCGAGGTCACTCGGCGGGTGAGCGGCTCCGGGACCCGGACGCGGGCCCAGCGAGGCGGGGCGCGGGTGCTACCGCTGCTCCCTGGAGAGCCGCGAGGGCGGAGCGGCGGGCGGGGCTGAAGGCGCGGGGGGGtgtgcggcggcggcggcggcgacggatGGCCATCTTAAGTGGCCGCCTAGAGTCCAGGGCTGCTTCCCGGGGCAAGGAGGCACCCGAGCAGCCCCGGAGGTGGGGGTCTGCATGCGGCGGCTATGGCTCTGGGGAGAGGCAGGAAGCCGGTGGATTGAGGGAACTTTGCCCTAGATGGGCAAGGGGATCCCCCTAGTCTCGGACTGCGGGTCCTCTCAAGACGCCGGCCTGCGGGTGCGGGGAGTGGTGCCAGGGAACTTGGCCGAGACGGGGGAAGGGCTTTGCCGGGCTAGGAGGGCCTGCCCGGGCCCGCGCGTGAGGGGCTAGAGGACGCTGGACTTCGTCCGGGCGTGTGTGGGGATCGGATCTCTATGAAGGGGATTTCCTCCCCGGGATTTTTAGGGGGACAGGTACAGTGGAGTTTGGGGTTCAGCTATAAGGAAGGGCTGGGTTTAATGGGAGTTGGGGGTCTTGCTCACTTGGATGGTGGGCAGAGGATGGGGCGGTAGGCTATCCTGAAGCCTTCTTTTGAGAACCTCGATACTCCTGGATTCTGGGCGCCCAATGGAAAGGATTTGGGTTGAAATCACTTTAATGGGGGTTAAGGGTCATCTCCTTGAGAGGATTGAGAGGGCTGAATTCTTCAGAGGGTTGCCATACTCTTTAATGTCCGGGCGCAGAATGGGGGGACTTGGGAGTTTGGTGGGTATTTGGGGACTGGATCTCCTTGGGGTGGAAGAACAGGATCGTTGTGGGGTTTGGGAGGTGCAAGTTCTGCGGGACGGTGGAGGCATCGTCCCTTCGAGAAGAGGTTGGGGGCAGGGGCGGCCCGGGCTGTGGGCCGAGCGGAGGGGGAGGGGGCCGGCCGCCGGGCTCCCTGCTCCgttcctgcccctcccccgccgcctctgaacaaacttttctttctcttcaagtTGAGGCCGGCGCtgcaggcggcggcggcggcggcggcggcggctgcgcgGTGAATCAGGCGCCCTGCGCGGCGGAGCGCGGAGCCCTGATCCCCGGCTCTGTCCGGCCCGCGGATCCTCAGGCCCCGGACCCGGGCGCGGCCCCAGCGTCGGCCCTGAGCTTCCAAGGGCGGATGGCTCGGGGTGGCAGGCGCGGGCAGCCCTGAGCCCAGCGCGGGCTATGGCTTCGGCGTGCGGGGTACCCGGCCCGGGGAGCGCGGGACCCGGGGGCGCGCTGGGCAGCCCAGCTCCTGCCTGGTACCACCGCGACCTGAGCCGTGCTGCAGCGGAGGAGCTGCTGGCCCGGGCGGGCCGAGATGGCAGCTTCCTGGTCCGAGACAGCGAGAGCGTGGCGGGGGCCTTCGCACTCTGCGTCCTGTAAGTGGGGCGGGGAGGGGATCTGGGGCAAGGACCAGTGTGACCTGAGTGGGGAGGGTGTCCAGTGACTGAGTGGTAGGACGCCAGCCCCGCCTCCACCCCCCGAGTGGGGGCCTTGGCTTTATTCTAGGGCTCCTGGGACTGAGGAAGCATACAGGGGGCATTTCCTTCCTGCTTGTGTTGAGTGAACTTTGTTGGGCTTTGAGGTCAGAGTATGTGGGGGTACTGAGGCCAGGGTGATTGGGATGCGGAAAAAGCAGGCAGCCCTTGGCAGCCCTCTTACCCCAAGTAGGAGTGAGGATGCGGGCTCCACCTCTCATGCAGTTCTGTTGGTGGAGGGATTGAGCCTAGGCAGGAGCAGCAGTTTAGGGGCAGAGGGACTGATGAGGGTGTGTGGTGAGGGTGTGCGAGGATGTCTAGCAACTTCCTTAGGGGTCCTTTCTGTGCTCCCTCCAGAGGCACGGCTTGGGGTTTGTCTGACTGTGTATGGTTGGGGGTGGTGGTGTGGCTGGTGTTCAGAAGAAGACCTAATGAGGCAGCCAAATGAGGCTTTATGGGACTGTGCCATTATTTCATGAATCAATGAGTGTGCCCTGGCTCTGGACTTGAGCCCCAGTTATCTGGCAGCTCTAGCCCTAAGCCATGAGTGCTGTGTGTGGAACTAGACTTGGCAGTTCTCTAAGTGGCCTGGTCCTGTGACTGTACCTGTCAGCTCTGTGGGTAGTCAGGTGGGGTGAGTCTGTACTtttagttttgtaattttttcactGACCCACAGTCTGACACTAAGTGGCCTTTTGTGAGTCTCTGGAGTGAGAAGTAGTGACTGGGAAACTGTGGGGACCGTTTTGTTTAGATCTAGTTATGTTCTTCATTGACCCCTTtgtcccttctttccctttttgttaAAATGACATCTTTATTGGGGGTTAGGGAGGACACATTGACTTAGACCAGGGGAGACATTTTTGTTTGTCACAGGAGGGATGGTGCTATAGTCATCTAGGGGGACAAAGCCAGAGGTACTGCTAAACGTGTGACAGTGTCCAAAACAGCCCCCCAAGGATTATGTGGtccaaaatgtcagtagtgcaGAGGTTGAGAAACTCTGACCTAGGCAATTGACCTGATGAGGGGTCCTATAGTCTCAGCTTTGCCTCAACTCTGAGGCTTAGTACAGGGAGACTAAAGGACACCCTAGACCCATGAATATCCTCAGTCCTGCCTCCCAGCCCCCTCTGAGGCATACTCCCTAGtagcaggggtgggggagggggggcgGGCAGGTGCTAGGTCAGCTGTTGGGTGGGAGAGGACAGCTGGGGCCTGTGTCTGAGTGAGGAACATTATTGTCCCAGTAAGGGGAAAATCCTGGCTCCATTGCCAGGAGAAGgaatgggtggggtgggggtcttTCTGTGTTTGGGGGCTTTGACTTTGCCAACTGACTGTGACTGTTCTTTGACTCTCAGGAGACTGTGGGTAGGGATCAGAAATGGGCGGTTTCTTAGACTTCCCAAACAAATAACATACTTGCTTACCTATATACACACCACATGTACACGAATAACATTCAAGACACACCCCTGTCCTGATGGCTACAGGCAGTCTGACCAGCAGGCCAGGATACGGGCCCTTCCTTCTGCCCTCATTTTAAATCCCAGTTCTGCCTTTTACTTGTTCTTTGACCTTAGgcaaatcacattttctttttgagccttagtttcctcatccgTTGAGTAATAATATCTGCTTCAAATGTGGGAATTTAAATGAGGTCTGCAGGATGCTGAGTACCTGACACAGCCAGGGTTCAGTTAATGAGATGATATTGTCATAAATATGGGTCCACAGTCTACAAACTAACACATAGCACAAGCAACCAGGAGAGCCCCTGACAGGAGCTAACTTGGGGGAAAGGGATGGCCCTGTGGCATTTGGTTCTCAGCACCAACAGCCCTTTCCTGCCCAGCACATACACAGGCCTGGGTGCCTTCTGAGGTGTGGTGGCAGAAGGGAGACTTCCATCCCCCAGTGAGTATGCGCCTGGTTCAGCTGTCACCTGCTCAGCTGCTGCTGTCACCATCTGTCAGCACCCCTCTTGCCCCTCCTCCCCTTGGGGTTCCTAGAGGCTGGGTCTCTCATAGGGGGCCCCCTTGGGGCATCCCAGTTACCTATTGTCTGGGGAAGAGGTAAAAGCCCTAGGGTGGTGCTCCAATACTCCCCAGAGAAACTGTCCTAGACATACAGACTCCAGCAGAGCCAGACACCAACATAAACACAGACAGGCTCACGTGTATTAGCACATTACCCATGCACACACAGGCTAACCAGGCTTCTGAGGACTCTTACTCTGGCGGGGGGCCCAGACGGGTACCACAGCCGAGAGGGGCTGTTTAGACAGCTGTGGAGGCCACAAGAGAGCTGCCTGTTGCTTCCCAGGCCCTGTGGTGGGTGTGGAGTCTATGTAGGTCTTGGGGGGGAGGGGGACTTGGTCATTCCAGTTCTTGTTGGCAGCACTAGGAGGGTGGAAGTAGACTGGCTCCATCATTAACCCTATGTAGCCTGGGCAAGTGGTTTTAGGGGAAACCACATTGAAGGATCTGGGAGGACAGGGGGAGAGACTAGTAGGGGATGCTTTGGGCTTAGACTCCAACCAGGGGGTACCAGGTTCTGATTTCTGCCTTGCCATCAGGTATCAgaaacatgtacacacataccGCATCCTGCCTGATGGAGAAGACTTCCTGGCTGTGCAGGTAGGAGCTCGGACCCCTGACTCCTGAGCTTAATTCTTCCTATAGTTTGTGGACCTGCTTGCTGACCCTTCCTCCCATCCTTGTTATCCTGTAGACCTCACAGGGTGTGCCTGTGCGCCGCTTCCAGACCCTGGGCGAGCTCATTGGCCTGTATGCCCAACCcaaccagggccttgtgtgtgcccTGCTGCTGCCTGTAGAGGGGGAGAGAGAGCCAGACCCACCTGACGACCGTGATGCCTCAGGTGCAGCCCTATGTGCAGTGTGCAGATCCCTTCCTTGCCTCCTCCCTGACTCTACCTGGTTCTTTCCATTCCTGCTTCAcagccctctctctcctttctcataaTCATGTTGCTCTGCCCTTTACTCCATTTCCATGGAAGTCTCTGACAGCCATGGCATTCCCCCTGCTATACACTATTGAGGGACAGAGGCCCAAACTGCTCCTCCGTTGACTTCTGTCCACAGATGGGGAGGATGAGAAGCCCCCACTGCCCCCACGCTCTGGCTCTACCAGCATTTCTGCCCCCACGGGACCCAGCAGCCCCCTGCCAGCCCCCGAGACTCCCACAACTCCTGCTGCTGAGAGGTGAGATTCTCCACTCCCCACAACCCTTTCTGCTGAGCAGAAAACTTCTCTTTCACCAGAGGTGAGAAGACCTTCTGAGCCCCTGGGGCACCCATCTCATCTCAGCCCTGACCTATCCTATTCTGCCACTAGTACCACCTTCTGTAGGAACAAGGTGTAGGGGTGCTAGAACAGTGTCAGCAGGACCTCCACCAACTTTTAACCTCTCTCTGAAGCACTCCCAATGGGCTGAGCACCATTTCTCATGAGTATCTGAAGGGCAGCTACGGGCTGGACCTGGAGGCTGTGCGGGGCGGTGCCAGCAACCTGCCCCACCTCACCCGTACTCTTGCCACCTCCTGCCGGAGACTGCACAGGTACCTGCACTTCTGATCCTCTGTACCACACTCTGACCCTTAACTGCCTCCTGACTTTCTTGCCTGTCCCCTTGTGTCCTCAAGCTGAGGGTGAAAGCACCACCCTCAGCTGCCATGGGTGTGGCTTGGGGTGGGGAATTCTGAAATGGTGTTTCCCCTAGTGAGGTGGACAAGGTCCTATCGGGTCTGGAGATCCTGTCCAAGGTGTTTGACCAGCAGAGCTCGCCCATGGTGACTCGCCTTTTGCAGCAGCAGGTGGGATTGTAGGGAGACCCTGGGAGGTGGGCTCATGTTCTGGAGTTGAGTGGGGCCATCAGCCTAGGGGCCTCACCTACGAGCTTTATTCTTTCTCCCAGCAGAACCCATCACAAACTGGGGAACAGGAACTAGAGAACCTGGTACTGAAGTTGTCAGTGCTAAAGGACTTTCTGTCAGGCATCCAGAAGAAGGTAAACTGATTCCCCTCTAATTCCTGACCTTTGAGTTGCTGAACACTTTCTTTGGTTGAGCCCTGAACTCAGCTTTGAAGCTGTAGCTTAGCACTGATCCCAACATCAGCCATACCCCTCTCTGCCTTTGCCCTGAACATGGTCCCAACCTCACCCTGCCCTTGGCCCCTCCAGGCCCTGAAGGCACTACAGGACATGAGTTCCACGGCACCTCCAGCTCCGCTGCAGCCATCCACACGTAAGGCCAAGACCATACCTGTGCAGGCCTTTGAGGTACATGGCAGGTGGGGGGCCTCATGGGTCAAAGGGCAGTTGAAGGTGAAGGGGGTGCTTCTTGCCCCAATGTCTTATTAGTAGCCTCTTCACTTCCTATCTTGCAGGTGAAGCTGGATGTTACCTTGGGTGATCTGACCAAGATTGGGAAGTCACAGAAGTTCACGCTGAGCGTGGATGTGGAAGGTGGGAGACTGGTGCTACTTCGGAGACAGCGGGACTCCCAGGAGGACTGGACAACCTTCACGCACGACCGCAGTGAGCCAGGGCAAGACCTGGGAGAGATGGGTAGGGTGATGCCCTTGACCTGGAGGGCACAGTCTTGTGTGACCTGTCTTCTATCCCCTAGTCCGCCAGCTCATTAAGTCGCAGCGTGTCCAGAACAAGCTGGGTGTTGTGTTTGAAAAGGAGAAGGACCGAACCCAGCGCAAGGACTTCATCTTCGTCAGTGCTCGGGTGAGGGACAGGCTGGGCCAGTACACTGGGGGATACTGATGTCTCCAGATGGGTGTCTCCCATTGGGTAGGAAAAGAGGGAGCGCGTGGTGTGGGAATGTCGTCCCTCCTGGCAGGGTAGAGAGGTCATAAAGAGTGGGTGGCCTGAGCGTGGATTCAAATATTCAGTGAACGTTTACCTAGCACCTCTTACATTCTTAGCAGTTGGTGTACAATGGGGAAGCAGACAGTCATAGCCTTCTCTCATGGTATTTATCTAGTGGGGTATCCTTATGGGAAGGGGGTTCCTAGCTGTCTACCTGCACTTGACTGACTTTCCCCCAGAAACGGGAGGCCTTCTGCCAGCTGCTGCAGCTCATGAAGAACAAGCACTCCAAGCAGGACGAGCCTGACATGATCTCCGTCTTCATAGGCACCTGGAATATGGGTCAGGCCCGGGCTGGGGCTGCGGTGGGAGAGGGGAATGGCCCCAGGGCAGGGGCCTGACCCTCCCACCTGCTGCCTCATCCCCTCCATCTCCAGGAAGTGTGCCACCTCCAAAAAATGTGACGTCTTGGTTCACATCAAAGGGTCTGGGGAAGACCCTAGATGAGGTCACAGTGACCATACCCCATGACATCTATGTCTTTGGGACCCAGGAGAACTCAGTGGGCGACCGAGAGTGGCTGGACTTGCTGCGTGGGGGCCTCAAGGAGCTTACAGATCTGGATTACCGCCCGGTGAGGGCCCATCTTGTTCAGTCCCCTGTCCTCACAAACCACCCCAGATTTTCCTGCTTGACCTCATGGACATCCTGGGGAATGCAACTCTGGCTTTTCCTTGAGCCCTGGGCATGTCTTTTGGGAGGTCTCGTGTGAATCCTTCATGCCACGGGAGGCCCATTTCTCTCTGGCCCCTCAGGAAAAGGGGTAGGAGGTCTTCCTGTCCTATGACAAGATTCCAGGGCAGGGGAAATGTGGACAGGGACCCCAGCCCAGGACAAGGGTGACTTCACACCCTCTACCTAGATTGCCATGCAGTCGCTGTGGAACATCAAGGTGGCTGTGCTCGTCAAGCCAGAGCATGAGAACCGCATCAGCCATGTCAGTACATCCAGTGTGAAAACTGGCATCGCCAACACCCTGGGTGAGCAGGGCTGGCAGGTTCCTGAAGTGGTGGGGTCCCTCTGTTCATGCTTACTGCCTCCTCTCCAATTCAGGGTCTCCGCCTTTCTGGTAGTCTCAGCTTTCTCATATATAGGGTGTTTTGAACTTTGTAAagcatattcatatttaaaatttcttccagcCCCACCAGGAAGGCAAGGCCAGGATAATTgtccccatttcatagatgataAAATTCAAACTCAGTGTGGTTGaattccaaggtcacacagcaaagtAAGTAGGGGAGCCAGGCTTAGTGCTCAGGTCTTCTGATTAGTGGTCCAGGGCTCCTGCAAGATAGATTCTTCTGAGAATCTATAGGGCCTTTCTGGTGTACCTTTGGGATCTCTTGGGATCTCTAGGGGCTCACCTCACACAGACAGAGTAAGGCCATCCGGACAGACTGCAGGTGCTCAGGGAAGGTGTGGGTGTGTGTTCAGGGGCTGCCTGCTTCATAGCACCTGAGAATTGGGGTAGGAAGCATCCTCTCATTGCTGCTTTGAGGAATAGAGAGGAAAGTTGGGAGTTCTCTCTGGGTGACCCAGGCCTTCCTCTTCTGTTTGTCCTCACAGGGAACAAGGGAGCTGTGGGTGTCTCCTTCATGTTCAATGGTACCTCATTTGGCTTTGTGAATTGCCATCTCACCTCGGGAAATGAGAAGACTGCCCGGTAGGGCACCTTCCCCATAGTTTCCTTGCCCACGTGCCCTAGTCACCTGGGACCTGTTCCTTTTCCCACATCTCTGTCCCCCAAAGACCCCCTTCTCCTCCTGTATCCCAGCTTAAGACTGCATGGTCTACTCCTGACCCTGACCTTGTACTTAGCTCTTCCCTCTGTTCTCAGGGAATTGATCCCTGTTCTCTCTGACTACAGAGTCTTCTTGCCTTTATGCCCATTCCTTATTTCTGACCCTGGGGACCTGTTCCTGACCCCCTGCTGTAGGCGGAACCAAAACTACCTGGATATCCTGAGGCTGCTCTCGCTGGGAGATCGGCAGCTCAGTGCATTTGACATCTCTCTGCGTTTCACTCACCTCTTCTGGTTTGGGGACCTCAACTACCGCCTGGACATGGATATCCAGGTTCTAGCAGGAGCTGTGCCTGTGGCTGTAGGGAGGTTAGGGACTGGGAGAGCTGTCACCCCAGCTCTGCTCAGGAGACATATTTCCAGCCTCTGTGTTCCCTACCCCAGGAGATCCTGAACTACATCAGCAGGAAGGAGTTTGAGCCCCTGCTCCGGGTGGACCAGCTCAACTTGGAGCGGGAGAAGCACAAGGTTTTCCTTCGATTCAGTGAGTAGGGAATGCAGCAAGTGGGCCTGGAGGCCTGGGGGCTTGGGGCTTTCCTGGGGAGTCCTGAGCCCCACCTGTGCCCTGCTTCCTTAGGTGAGGAGGAGATCTCCTTTCCACCCACTTATCGCTATGAGCGGGGTTCCCGGGACACATATGCCTGGCACAAGCAAAAGCCAACTGGAGTGAGTGAAAAAAATGGCCTGGGGACTTCCAGGATTGCAGTGAATCAGGAACAGGCGGGAGGTCGAGGGTTTGGGCCTCTGCAGTTACCACTTCAGCTTACGTGCCTTCCTGAGGCCTTTGGAGCGATTCTGGGTGTTGTGGGGATCTAAGGaaggaggtggggcccagtgtAACAGAAGTGGGGGCCTCATCAGCTCTGGGTGGGGCCCATGCTGAGAAACTCCCAGCTGTCATCTCTGACCACACTACTGTCTGCTACCCCAGGTCCGGACCAACGTGCCCTCATGGTGTGACCGGATTCTGTGGAAATCCTACCCTGAAACCCACATCATCTGCAATTCCTATGGTCAGAGCCTCCCGGACA of the Sciurus carolinensis chromosome 11, mSciCar1.2, whole genome shotgun sequence genome contains:
- the Inppl1 gene encoding phosphatidylinositol 3,4,5-trisphosphate 5-phosphatase 2 isoform X2, with product MASACGVPGPGSAGPGGALGSPAPAWYHRDLSRAAAEELLARAGRDGSFLVRDSESVAGAFALCVLYQKHVHTYRILPDGEDFLAVQTSQGVPVRRFQTLGELIGLYAQPNQGLVCALLLPVEGEREPDPPDDRDASDGEDEKPPLPPRSGSTSISAPTGPSSPLPAPETPTTPAAESTPNGLSTISHEYLKGSYGLDLEAVRGGASNLPHLTRTLATSCRRLHSEVDKVLSGLEILSKVFDQQSSPMVTRLLQQQNPSQTGEQELENLVLKLSVLKDFLSGIQKKALKALQDMSSTAPPAPLQPSTRKAKTIPVQAFEVKLDVTLGDLTKIGKSQKFTLSVDVEGGRLVLLRRQRDSQEDWTTFTHDRIRQLIKSQRVQNKLGVVFEKEKDRTQRKDFIFVSARKREAFCQLLQLMKNKHSKQDEPDMISVFIGTWNMGSVPPPKNVTSWFTSKGLGKTLDEVTVTIPHDIYVFGTQENSVGDREWLDLLRGGLKELTDLDYRPIAMQSLWNIKVAVLVKPEHENRISHVSTSSVKTGIANTLGNKGAVGVSFMFNGTSFGFVNCHLTSGNEKTARRNQNYLDILRLLSLGDRQLSAFDISLRFTHLFWFGDLNYRLDMDIQEILNYISRKEFEPLLRVDQLNLEREKHKVFLRFSEEEISFPPTYRYERGSRDTYAWHKQKPTGVRTNVPSWCDRILWKSYPETHIICNSYGCTDDIVTSDHSPVFGTFEVGVTSQFISKKGLSKTSDQAYIEFESIEAIVKTASRTKFFIEFYSTCLEEYKKSFENDAQSSDNVNFLKVQWSSRQLPTLKPILADIEYLQDQHLLLTVKSMDGYESYGECVVALKSMIGSTAQQFLTFLSHRGEETGNIRGSMKVRVPTERLGTRERLYEWISIDKDEAGAKSKAPSVSRGSQESRSGSRKPASTEGSSPLSKLFEEPEKPPPTGRPPAPPRAAPREEPLNPRLKPEGAPELEGVVAPPPKNSFNNPAYYVLEGVPHQLLPLEPPSPARAPVPPATKNKVAITVPAPQLGRHRPPRVGEGSSSDEDSGGTLPPPDFPPPPLPDSAVFLTPNLDPLSVPGVRGRSGGEGRGPPPPKAHPRPPLPPGPSSASTFLGEVASGDDRSCSVLQMAKTLSEVDYAPAGPGRSALLPSPLELQSPRGLPSEYGRPLSFPPPRIRESIQEDLAEEAPCPQVGRAGGLGEAGMGAWLRAIGLERYEEGLVHNGWDDLEFLSDITEEDLEEAGVQDPAHKRLLLDTLQLSK
- the Inppl1 gene encoding phosphatidylinositol 3,4,5-trisphosphate 5-phosphatase 2 isoform X1, which encodes MASACGVPGPGSAGPGGALGSPAPAWYHRDLSRAAAEELLARAGRDGSFLVRDSESVAGAFALCVLYQKHVHTYRILPDGEDFLAVQTSQGVPVRRFQTLGELIGLYAQPNQGLVCALLLPVEGEREPDPPDDRDASDGEDEKPPLPPRSGSTSISAPTGPSSPLPAPETPTTPAAESTPNGLSTISHEYLKGSYGLDLEAVRGGASNLPHLTRTLATSCRRLHSEVDKVLSGLEILSKVFDQQSSPMVTRLLQQQQNPSQTGEQELENLVLKLSVLKDFLSGIQKKALKALQDMSSTAPPAPLQPSTRKAKTIPVQAFEVKLDVTLGDLTKIGKSQKFTLSVDVEGGRLVLLRRQRDSQEDWTTFTHDRIRQLIKSQRVQNKLGVVFEKEKDRTQRKDFIFVSARKREAFCQLLQLMKNKHSKQDEPDMISVFIGTWNMGSVPPPKNVTSWFTSKGLGKTLDEVTVTIPHDIYVFGTQENSVGDREWLDLLRGGLKELTDLDYRPIAMQSLWNIKVAVLVKPEHENRISHVSTSSVKTGIANTLGNKGAVGVSFMFNGTSFGFVNCHLTSGNEKTARRNQNYLDILRLLSLGDRQLSAFDISLRFTHLFWFGDLNYRLDMDIQEILNYISRKEFEPLLRVDQLNLEREKHKVFLRFSEEEISFPPTYRYERGSRDTYAWHKQKPTGVRTNVPSWCDRILWKSYPETHIICNSYGCTDDIVTSDHSPVFGTFEVGVTSQFISKKGLSKTSDQAYIEFESIEAIVKTASRTKFFIEFYSTCLEEYKKSFENDAQSSDNVNFLKVQWSSRQLPTLKPILADIEYLQDQHLLLTVKSMDGYESYGECVVALKSMIGSTAQQFLTFLSHRGEETGNIRGSMKVRVPTERLGTRERLYEWISIDKDEAGAKSKAPSVSRGSQESRSGSRKPASTEGSSPLSKLFEEPEKPPPTGRPPAPPRAAPREEPLNPRLKPEGAPELEGVVAPPPKNSFNNPAYYVLEGVPHQLLPLEPPSPARAPVPPATKNKVAITVPAPQLGRHRPPRVGEGSSSDEDSGGTLPPPDFPPPPLPDSAVFLTPNLDPLSVPGVRGRSGGEGRGPPPPKAHPRPPLPPGPSSASTFLGEVASGDDRSCSVLQMAKTLSEVDYAPAGPGRSALLPSPLELQSPRGLPSEYGRPLSFPPPRIRESIQEDLAEEAPCPQVGRAGGLGEAGMGAWLRAIGLERYEEGLVHNGWDDLEFLSDITEEDLEEAGVQDPAHKRLLLDTLQLSK